A single region of the Kwoniella botswanensis chromosome 1, complete sequence genome encodes:
- a CDS encoding ATP synthase subunit alpha, mitochondrial: MRAAFRNTLRGAVASSARTRAAPLAARTYATAKPAASEVSSILEGRIAGASVGGDVQETGRVLTIGDGIARVYGLRNVQAEEMVEFSSGVRGMCLNLEADNVGVTIFGNDRLIKEGDTVKRTGQIVDVPVGPGLLGRVVDALGNPIDGKGPIKADGRTQAQLKAPGILPRRSVHEPMQTGLKSVDSLVPIGRGQRELIIGDRQTGKSAVAIDTILNQKKWNDGADESKKLYCVYVAVGQKRSTVAQLVQTLEQNDALKYSIIVAATASEAAPLQYLAPFSGCAMGEWFRDNGRHALIIYDDLSKQAVAYRQMSLLLRRPPGREAYPGDVFYLHSRLLERAAKLNADYGSGSLTALPIIETQGGDVSAYIPTNVISITDGQIFLEAELFFKGVRPAINVGLSVSRVGSAAQTKLMKSVAGSLKLYLAQYREVAAFAQFGSDLDASTRYLLNRGARLTELLKQPQYQPMPTEIMAPLIYAGVNGKLDKVPVDKIGAWEKSFTELLKSQHAALLEKLSGGVLTKEIEEEMAKVIDAHVADFTA, translated from the exons TCTGAagtctcttccatcctcgaGGGCCGAATCGCCGGTGCTTCCGTCGGTGGTGATGTCCAAGAGACCGGACGAGTCTTGACCATCGGTGATGGTATCGCGAGAGTTTACGGTTTGAGAAACGTTCAAGCCGAAGAAATGGTTGAATTCTCTTCAGGTGTCCGAGGAATGTGTTTGAACTTGGAAGCCGACAACGTCGGTGTAACCATCTTCGGTAACGACAGATTGATCAAGGAAGGTGATACCGTCAAGAGAACCGGTCAGATCGTGGATGTCCCCGTAGGACCTGGTCTCTTGGGTCGAGTCGTCGATGCCCTCGGTAACCCCATCGACGGTAAAGGTCCTATCAAGGCCGACGGTAGAACCCAAGCTCAATTGAAGGCTCCTGGTATCTTGCCCCGACGATCCGTTCACGAACCTATGCAAACTGGTCTCAAATCAGTTGACTCCTTGGTACCT ATCGGTCGAGGACAACGAGAACTTATCATCGGTGACAGACAAACCGGTAAATCCGCCGTCGCTATTGACACCATCCTCAACCAAAAGAAGTGGAACGACGGTGCCGATGAATCCAAGAAGCTCTACTGTGTCTACGTTGCCGTTGGTCAAAAACGATCCACCGTTGCTCAGCTCGTTCAAACCCTTGAACAAAACGATGCCTTGAAGTACTCCATCATCGTCGCTGCCACCGCTTCCGAAGCCGCTCCTCTTCAGTACCTTGCTCCTTTCTCTGGTTGTGCCATGGGTGAATGGTTCAGAGACAACGGTAGACacgctttgatcatctacgATGATTTGTCCAAACAAGCCGTCGCCTATCGACAAATGTCTTTGCTTCTTAGACGACCTCCCGGACGAGAAGCTTACCCCGGTGATGTCTTCTACTTGCACTCCAGACTTTTGGAGAGAGCCGCCAAGCTCAACGCCGATTACGGATCTGGTTCCCTCACTGCCCTCCCCATCATTGAAACCCAAGGTGGTGATGTGTCCGCTTATATCCCTACCAACGTTATCTCCATTACCGATGGACAAATCTTCTTGGAAGCTGAATTGTTCTTCAAGGGTGTTCGACCAGCTATCAACGTCGGTCTTTCCGTATCTCGAGTAGGTTCCGCCGCTCAAACCAAATTGATGAAATCCGTCGCCGGTTCTCTTAAATTGTACCTTGCCCAATACCGAGAAGTCGCTGCTTTCGCTCAATTCGGTTCCGATTTGGATGCTTCTACCCGATACCTCCTTAACAGAGGTGCTCGTCTCACTGAACTCCTCAAACAACCTCAATACCAACC CATGCCTACCGAAATCATGGCTCCTTTGATCTACGCTGGTGTTAACGGTAAACTCGATAAAGTCCCTGTTGACAAGATTGGTGCTTGGGAGAAATCTTT CACCGAACTCCTCAAATCTCAACACGCCGCTCTCCTCGAGAAACTCTCCGGTGGTGTTTTGAccaaggagatcgaagaagagatggcCAAGGTCATCGATGCCCACGTTGCTGACTTCACCGCTTAG